Proteins encoded by one window of Brienomyrus brachyistius isolate T26 chromosome 1, BBRACH_0.4, whole genome shotgun sequence:
- the spata18 gene encoding mitochondria-eating protein isoform X1 has protein sequence MADTLRRLVNTSSFSVLQEKLESWYKDYHVISCDQNLNRCCELVELTSKVQGQLFTILSLTAQEGGQYAGVDTLKSRLLPWLGTCFTLATSTISTDTSLSLIQEAAEKDKKIRELSLTHESDLQKMETQLCSTRLQLDSVRQELMDTQQELDETKNKSATTLLATEDEILQLRAELQVACDQTELYKRKLDMLDDCERQIHLLKEEMSFLAAEKSLLQEKLVRGRSPSAAARRSRSSSPRLRNESPSRARLTSSSRRARLISRFSDLYAIHRLEAQNVLRHYVDDVRTVQRIIFIAVVEAFQAAKLAFRQFRLRVRKTLSSTHMGPESLENAMLDYIIRNLDLYDVQASVNEVINSMNVNPKISFPAEVNFVLISGLIRETCHMAFAMQTLDPPLELAFSSDGELYSESKYRRSYDSEFTAPLVALHVWPALMEGDSIVVKGEAVTMRGALWRSRSRSCSPVRSSSASPIRALGTSRSRSPSPGALSVNRL, from the exons ATGGCCGACACACTGAGGCGACTCGTGAACACCTCATCCTTCAGCGTCCTGCAGGAAAAGCTGGAGTCCTGGTACAAGGACTATCAC GTAATCTCATGTGACCAGAACCTGAACCGCTGCTGTGAGCTGGTGGAGCTCACTTCCAAGGTTCAAGGGCAGCTCTTCACTATCCTCAGCCTCACTGCTCAAGAAG GAGGACAGTATGCCGGTGTGGACACGCTTAAATCCCGCTTGTTGCCATGGCTGGGCACCTGCTTCACCCTGGCAACCTCCACCATCTCCACGGATACCAGTCTGAGCCTCATCCAG GAGGCTGCGGAGAAGGACAAAAAAATCCGGGAGCTGTCCCTCACCCATGAGAGTGACCTTCAGAAGATGGAGACCCAGCTGTGCTCCACCCGCCTACAGCTGGATTCCGTTAGACAAGA ACTAATGGACACTCAACAAGAACTCGATGAAACCAAAAACAAATCTGCCACAACCCTTCTAGCTACAGAGGATGAGATTCTACAACTAAGAGCAGA GCTGCAGGTGGCCTGTGACCAGACAGAGCTGTACAAGCGAAAGCTGGACATGCTAGATGACTGTGAGAGACAGATCCATTTGCTGAAGGAGGAGATGTCCTTCCTGGCTGCAGAGAAGTCCCTCCTGCAAGAGAA GTTGGTGAGGGGTCGGTCCCCCAGTGCGGCCGCCCGCCGCAGTCGCTCGTCCAGCCCCCGCCTGAGGAATGAGTCACCGTCGCGTGCCCGCCTCACCAGCTCCTCCCGCCGCGCCCGGCTGATATCGCGCTTCAGCGACCTCTATGCCATCCATCGGCTCGAGGCTCAGAACGTGCTGCGTCACTACGTCGACGACGTCCGCACGGTCCAGAGGATCATCTTCATAGCAGTTGTG GAGGCCTTCCAGGCGGCCAAGCTGGCATTCCGGCAGTTTAGGCTGAGGGTTAGGAAGACCCTATCCAGCACTCACATGGGTCCCGAGAGCCTGGAGAACGCCATGCTGGATTACATCATTAGGAACCTCGACCTGTACGACGTGCAGGCCAGCGTCAAC GAGGTGATCAACTCCATGAATGTGAACCCCAAGATCTCGTTCCCTGCTGAGGTGAACTTTGTGTTGATCAGCGGGCTCATCCGCGAGACATGCCACATGGCCTTCGCCATGCAGACGCTGGACCCTCCCTTGGAGCTTGCCTTTAGCAGTGATGGGGAGCTGTACAGTGAAAGCAA GTACCGCCGCAGTTACGACTCAGAGTTCACAGCGCCCCTAGTGGCGCTCCACGTATGGCCCGCGCTAATGGAGGGGGACAGCATCGTTGTAAAGGGCGAGGCTGTAACCATGAGGGGAGCCCTG TGGAGAAGCAGAAGCAGGAGCTGTAGCCCTGTGCGTTCCAGCTCTGCCAGCCCCATCCGGGCTCTA GGCACCAGTCGCAGTCGAAGCCCATCTCCTGGAGCCCTCTCAGTCAACCGGCTATAA
- the spata18 gene encoding mitochondria-eating protein isoform X2: MADTLRRLVNTSSFSVLQEKLESWYKDYHVISCDQNLNRCCELVELTSKVQGQLFTILSLTAQEGGQYAGVDTLKSRLLPWLGTCFTLATSTISTDTSLSLIQAAEKDKKIRELSLTHESDLQKMETQLCSTRLQLDSVRQELMDTQQELDETKNKSATTLLATEDEILQLRAELQVACDQTELYKRKLDMLDDCERQIHLLKEEMSFLAAEKSLLQEKLVRGRSPSAAARRSRSSSPRLRNESPSRARLTSSSRRARLISRFSDLYAIHRLEAQNVLRHYVDDVRTVQRIIFIAVVEAFQAAKLAFRQFRLRVRKTLSSTHMGPESLENAMLDYIIRNLDLYDVQASVNEVINSMNVNPKISFPAEVNFVLISGLIRETCHMAFAMQTLDPPLELAFSSDGELYSESKYRRSYDSEFTAPLVALHVWPALMEGDSIVVKGEAVTMRGALWRSRSRSCSPVRSSSASPIRALGTSRSRSPSPGALSVNRL, from the exons ATGGCCGACACACTGAGGCGACTCGTGAACACCTCATCCTTCAGCGTCCTGCAGGAAAAGCTGGAGTCCTGGTACAAGGACTATCAC GTAATCTCATGTGACCAGAACCTGAACCGCTGCTGTGAGCTGGTGGAGCTCACTTCCAAGGTTCAAGGGCAGCTCTTCACTATCCTCAGCCTCACTGCTCAAGAAG GAGGACAGTATGCCGGTGTGGACACGCTTAAATCCCGCTTGTTGCCATGGCTGGGCACCTGCTTCACCCTGGCAACCTCCACCATCTCCACGGATACCAGTCTGAGCCTCATCCAG GCTGCGGAGAAGGACAAAAAAATCCGGGAGCTGTCCCTCACCCATGAGAGTGACCTTCAGAAGATGGAGACCCAGCTGTGCTCCACCCGCCTACAGCTGGATTCCGTTAGACAAGA ACTAATGGACACTCAACAAGAACTCGATGAAACCAAAAACAAATCTGCCACAACCCTTCTAGCTACAGAGGATGAGATTCTACAACTAAGAGCAGA GCTGCAGGTGGCCTGTGACCAGACAGAGCTGTACAAGCGAAAGCTGGACATGCTAGATGACTGTGAGAGACAGATCCATTTGCTGAAGGAGGAGATGTCCTTCCTGGCTGCAGAGAAGTCCCTCCTGCAAGAGAA GTTGGTGAGGGGTCGGTCCCCCAGTGCGGCCGCCCGCCGCAGTCGCTCGTCCAGCCCCCGCCTGAGGAATGAGTCACCGTCGCGTGCCCGCCTCACCAGCTCCTCCCGCCGCGCCCGGCTGATATCGCGCTTCAGCGACCTCTATGCCATCCATCGGCTCGAGGCTCAGAACGTGCTGCGTCACTACGTCGACGACGTCCGCACGGTCCAGAGGATCATCTTCATAGCAGTTGTG GAGGCCTTCCAGGCGGCCAAGCTGGCATTCCGGCAGTTTAGGCTGAGGGTTAGGAAGACCCTATCCAGCACTCACATGGGTCCCGAGAGCCTGGAGAACGCCATGCTGGATTACATCATTAGGAACCTCGACCTGTACGACGTGCAGGCCAGCGTCAAC GAGGTGATCAACTCCATGAATGTGAACCCCAAGATCTCGTTCCCTGCTGAGGTGAACTTTGTGTTGATCAGCGGGCTCATCCGCGAGACATGCCACATGGCCTTCGCCATGCAGACGCTGGACCCTCCCTTGGAGCTTGCCTTTAGCAGTGATGGGGAGCTGTACAGTGAAAGCAA GTACCGCCGCAGTTACGACTCAGAGTTCACAGCGCCCCTAGTGGCGCTCCACGTATGGCCCGCGCTAATGGAGGGGGACAGCATCGTTGTAAAGGGCGAGGCTGTAACCATGAGGGGAGCCCTG TGGAGAAGCAGAAGCAGGAGCTGTAGCCCTGTGCGTTCCAGCTCTGCCAGCCCCATCCGGGCTCTA GGCACCAGTCGCAGTCGAAGCCCATCTCCTGGAGCCCTCTCAGTCAACCGGCTATAA